The following are from one region of the Mycolicibacterium helvum genome:
- the rplR gene encoding 50S ribosomal protein L18: MAQAQKAATDRTPVGTSVSAARRVSRLRRHNRLRKKVVGTAERPRLVVNRSSRHIHVQLVNDAEGITVAAASSIEADVRAVEGDKKAHSVRVGQLIAERAKAAGVDAVVFDRGGNTYGGRIAALADAARENGLKF, encoded by the coding sequence ATGGCTCAAGCACAGAAGGCAGCCACCGATCGCACTCCGGTCGGTACGAGTGTCTCGGCCGCGCGCCGGGTTTCGCGCCTCCGTCGGCACAACCGGCTGCGCAAGAAGGTCGTCGGCACCGCCGAGCGGCCGCGCCTCGTGGTCAACCGCTCCTCGCGGCACATCCACGTGCAGCTGGTCAATGACGCCGAAGGCATTACGGTCGCCGCGGCCTCGTCCATCGAGGCCGACGTCCGTGCGGTCGAGGGCGACAAGAAGGCGCACAGCGTGCGGGTCGGTCAGCTGATCGCCGAGCGCGCCAAGGCCGCCGGTGTCGACGCTGTCGTGTTCGACCGCGGTGGCAACACCTACGGCGGCCGGATCGCGGCGCTGGCCGATGCCGCCCGCGAGAACGGACTGAAATTCTAA
- a CDS encoding arylsulfatase → MTTEFNGKIALDIRDSEPDWGPYAAPKAPDGAPNVLYLVWDDIGIATWDCFGGLVSMPAMTRLAERGVRLSQFHTTALCSPTRASLLTGRNATTVGMAMVEEFTEGFPGINGRIPDDTALISEVLAERGYNTYCVGKWHLTPIEESNLAATRRHWPLSRGFERFYGFMGGETDQWYPELVYDGHPVEPPATPEQGYHLSKDLADKAIEFIRDSTMVAPEKPWFTYLCPGAGHAPHHVFKEWADRYAGSFDMGYERYREIVLENQKKLGIVPPDTELSGVNPYGDVTGPNGEPWPEQDTVRPWDSLTDEEKSLFSRMAEVFAGFLSYTDAQIGRVLDYLEESGQLDNTIVVVISDNGASGEGGPNGSVNEGKFFNGYVDTVEESMPFFDELGSPATYNHYPIGWAMAFNTPYKLYKRYASHEGGIADTAIISWPNGIAAHGEVRDNYVNVADITPTIYELLGIDAPQAVKGIAQKPLDGVSFKAALDDSTADTGKETQFYTMLGTRGIWHKGWFASTVHPAAPSGWSHFDADRWELYNIEKDRSQCHDVAGEHPEKLAELQKLWFAEAEKYNGLPLSDLNVFEMVSRTRPSLAGDRPSYVYYPHTAPVAMGACVSISGRSFSVLAEVTIDNPDVAGVLLKQGAGHGGYVLFVADGRLQFVYNFFGEDEQRVIAPDPVPLGEHILGAAYARTGTVDGSHTPLGDVTLYVDGTAVATLAGVKAHPFTFGLAGGGVSVGRNLGQAVSNAYAAPFDFSGGTIARVVVDVSGNPYVDAERQLAAAFARD, encoded by the coding sequence ATGACCACGGAGTTCAACGGCAAGATCGCCCTGGATATTCGCGATTCCGAGCCGGATTGGGGGCCCTACGCCGCACCCAAGGCCCCGGACGGCGCACCCAATGTGCTCTACCTGGTGTGGGACGACATCGGCATCGCGACCTGGGATTGCTTCGGTGGGCTGGTATCGATGCCGGCGATGACACGGCTCGCCGAGCGGGGTGTTCGGCTCTCGCAGTTCCACACCACCGCACTGTGTTCCCCGACCAGGGCGTCGTTGCTCACCGGCCGCAATGCCACCACGGTCGGTATGGCCATGGTCGAAGAGTTCACCGAGGGTTTCCCCGGTATCAACGGCCGGATTCCCGATGACACCGCATTGATTTCGGAGGTGCTCGCCGAGCGCGGGTACAACACCTATTGCGTTGGCAAGTGGCACCTCACCCCGATCGAGGAGTCCAACCTCGCGGCGACCCGGCGGCACTGGCCGCTGTCCCGCGGTTTCGAGCGGTTCTATGGATTCATGGGCGGGGAGACCGACCAGTGGTATCCCGAGCTGGTCTACGACGGCCACCCGGTGGAGCCGCCGGCCACCCCGGAGCAGGGGTATCACCTCTCGAAGGACTTGGCGGACAAGGCAATCGAATTCATCCGCGACTCCACGATGGTGGCGCCGGAAAAGCCGTGGTTCACCTATCTGTGCCCGGGTGCGGGCCACGCGCCGCACCACGTGTTCAAGGAATGGGCCGACCGGTACGCCGGTTCGTTCGACATGGGCTACGAGCGCTACCGCGAGATCGTCCTGGAGAACCAGAAGAAACTCGGGATCGTCCCCCCCGACACCGAACTGTCCGGGGTGAACCCGTACGGCGATGTCACCGGACCCAACGGCGAGCCGTGGCCCGAGCAGGACACCGTGCGCCCGTGGGACTCGCTCACTGACGAAGAGAAGAGTCTGTTCTCCCGGATGGCCGAGGTGTTCGCCGGGTTCCTCTCCTACACCGATGCTCAGATCGGCCGGGTGCTCGACTATCTGGAGGAGTCCGGGCAGCTGGACAACACCATCGTCGTGGTGATTTCCGATAACGGTGCCAGCGGCGAGGGCGGGCCCAATGGCTCGGTCAACGAGGGCAAGTTCTTCAACGGCTACGTGGATACCGTCGAGGAGAGTATGCCGTTCTTCGACGAATTAGGTTCTCCCGCAACGTATAACCACTATCCGATCGGGTGGGCGATGGCGTTCAACACGCCATACAAACTCTACAAGCGTTACGCCTCCCACGAAGGTGGCATCGCCGACACCGCGATCATCTCCTGGCCCAACGGAATTGCGGCGCACGGTGAGGTCCGCGATAACTACGTCAACGTCGCTGACATCACCCCGACGATCTACGAACTGTTGGGCATCGATGCGCCGCAGGCCGTCAAGGGTATCGCGCAGAAGCCGCTCGACGGGGTGAGTTTCAAGGCGGCACTGGATGATTCGACTGCCGACACCGGCAAGGAGACGCAGTTCTACACGATGCTGGGCACCCGCGGGATCTGGCACAAGGGTTGGTTCGCCAGCACGGTGCATCCCGCCGCGCCGTCGGGCTGGTCGCACTTCGATGCCGACCGCTGGGAGCTGTACAACATCGAGAAGGACCGCAGTCAGTGTCACGATGTTGCCGGCGAGCACCCCGAGAAGCTCGCCGAGTTGCAGAAGCTGTGGTTCGCCGAGGCGGAAAAGTACAACGGCCTACCGCTTTCCGATCTCAATGTGTTCGAGATGGTGTCCCGCACCCGCCCGTCGTTGGCCGGCGACCGGCCCAGCTACGTCTACTACCCACACACCGCGCCGGTGGCGATGGGTGCGTGCGTGTCGATCAGCGGCCGCTCGTTCTCGGTGCTGGCCGAAGTGACCATCGACAACCCGGATGTAGCGGGCGTGCTGCTCAAACAGGGTGCGGGTCACGGTGGATACGTCTTGTTCGTCGCCGATGGCAGGCTGCAGTTCGTCTACAACTTCTTCGGCGAAGACGAACAGCGAGTGATCGCCCCTGACCCGGTGCCGCTGGGTGAGCACATCCTGGGAGCGGCCTACGCCCGAACCGGCACGGTCGACGGCAGTCACACACCGCTGGGCGATGTCACCCTCTATGTCGACGGAACCGCGGTGGCCACCTTGGCCGGCGTCAAAGCCCATCCGTTCACGTTCGGATTGGCCGGCGGCGGGGTCAGCGTAGGGCGCAATCTCGGCCAGGCGGTGTCCAACGCCTACGCGGCACCATTCGACTTCAGCGGGGGAACCATCGCCCGGGTGGTCGTCGATGTGTCGGGCAATCCGTATGTCGACGCGGAGCGGCAACTCGCGGCGGCCTTCGCCAGAGACTGA
- a CDS encoding formylglycine-generating enzyme family protein gives MLTELVEVPGGSFRMGSTSFYPEEAPIHTATVGAFGIERHPVTNAQFAEFVAATGYVTIAECPLDPALYPGVAEADLQPGALVFRPTPGPVNLQDWRQWWDWAPGACWRAPFGAGSDIADKPDHPVVQVAYPDALAYARWAGRRLPTEAEWEYAARANSTTAYAWGDDQKPGGALMANTWQGRFPYRNDGALGWVGTSPVGIFPPNGYGLLDMIGNVWEWTTTQFSSHHVLGEQNSCCPPSTKPDPAVNQTLKGGSHLCAPEYCHRYRPAARSPQSQDSSTTHIGFRCVVDS, from the coding sequence ATGCTCACCGAGCTTGTCGAGGTGCCCGGCGGGTCGTTCCGGATGGGGTCGACCAGCTTCTATCCCGAAGAAGCGCCGATCCACACCGCGACCGTCGGCGCCTTCGGCATTGAGCGGCACCCGGTGACCAATGCCCAGTTCGCCGAGTTCGTCGCCGCCACCGGCTATGTCACGATCGCCGAGTGCCCACTCGATCCGGCGCTGTATCCGGGTGTCGCCGAGGCTGATCTGCAACCCGGAGCGCTGGTGTTCCGGCCGACGCCTGGCCCGGTGAACCTGCAGGACTGGCGGCAGTGGTGGGACTGGGCGCCGGGTGCGTGCTGGCGTGCACCGTTCGGGGCCGGCAGCGACATCGCCGACAAGCCGGATCACCCCGTCGTCCAGGTGGCCTATCCCGACGCGCTCGCGTATGCCCGCTGGGCGGGCCGGCGGCTGCCGACCGAGGCCGAGTGGGAGTACGCGGCCCGGGCGAACAGCACCACCGCCTACGCCTGGGGCGACGATCAGAAGCCCGGGGGAGCGTTGATGGCCAACACCTGGCAGGGGCGCTTTCCCTATCGCAACGACGGCGCACTGGGCTGGGTGGGGACCTCGCCGGTCGGGATTTTCCCGCCGAATGGCTATGGGTTGCTCGACATGATCGGCAATGTCTGGGAGTGGACCACCACGCAGTTTTCTTCTCACCACGTGCTGGGCGAGCAGAATTCGTGCTGCCCGCCGTCCACCAAACCTGATCCGGCGGTGAACCAGACCCTCAAGGGCGGGTCGCATCTCTGCGCCCCGGAGTATTGCCACCGGTACCGGCCGGCCGCCCGTTCGCCACAGTCGCAGGACAGCTCGACCACCCACATCGGCTTCCGGTGCGTGGTGGACTCCTGA
- the rpsQ gene encoding 30S ribosomal protein S17 codes for MADDTKKEAGPDHTPRTETARGRRKTVIGYVVSDKMQKTIVVELESRVKHPKYGKIIRTTTKVKAHDENGVAGVGDRVSLMETRPLSATKRWRLVDVLEQAK; via the coding sequence ATGGCAGATGACACTAAAAAAGAGGCCGGTCCCGACCACACTCCGCGCACGGAGACCGCGCGCGGCCGTCGTAAGACGGTGATCGGCTACGTGGTCAGCGACAAGATGCAGAAGACGATCGTCGTCGAGCTCGAGTCGCGGGTGAAGCACCCCAAGTACGGGAAGATCATCCGCACGACCACCAAGGTCAAGGCGCACGACGAGAACGGTGTTGCCGGTGTCGGCGACCGCGTCTCCCTCATGGAGACCCGTCCGCTGTCGGCCACCAAGCGCTGGCGTCTCGTCGACGTCCTCGAGCAGGCCAAGTAA
- the rplX gene encoding 50S ribosomal protein L24 has product MKVKKGDTVLVVAGKDKGAKGKVLQAFPTRNRVLVEGVNRIKKHTAQSANERGASSGGIVTQEAPIHVSNVMVVDSDGNPTRIGYRVDSESGKRVRISKRNGKDV; this is encoded by the coding sequence ATGAAGGTCAAGAAGGGCGACACCGTGCTGGTCGTTGCCGGCAAGGACAAGGGCGCCAAGGGCAAGGTCCTGCAGGCCTTCCCGACCCGTAACCGGGTGCTCGTCGAGGGCGTTAACCGCATCAAGAAGCACACCGCGCAGTCGGCCAACGAGCGTGGCGCGTCCTCGGGCGGCATCGTCACGCAGGAGGCACCGATCCACGTCTCCAACGTGATGGTCGTCGACTCCGACGGCAACCCGACCCGCATCGGCTACCGCGTGGATTCCGAATCCGGCAAGCGGGTTCGCATTTCCAAGCGCAACGGCAAGGACGTCTGA
- the rplP gene encoding 50S ribosomal protein L16: MLIPRKVKHRKQHHPRQRGIASGGTSVTFGDYGIQALEHAYVTNRQIESARIAINRHIKRGGKVWINIFPDRPLTKKPAETRMGSGKGSPEWWVSNVKPGRVLFELSYPDEKIAREALTRAIHKLPIKARIVTREEQF, from the coding sequence ATGTTGATTCCCCGTAAAGTCAAGCACCGCAAGCAACACCACCCCAGGCAGCGTGGTATCGCCAGCGGTGGTACGTCGGTGACTTTCGGTGACTACGGCATCCAGGCACTGGAGCACGCTTACGTCACCAACCGGCAGATCGAGTCCGCTCGTATCGCCATCAACCGGCACATCAAGCGTGGCGGCAAGGTGTGGATCAACATCTTCCCGGACCGTCCGCTGACCAAGAAGCCCGCGGAAACCCGCATGGGTTCTGGCAAGGGCTCACCGGAATGGTGGGTGTCCAACGTCAAGCCCGGCCGCGTGCTGTTCGAGCTGAGCTACCCCGACGAGAAGATCGCCAGGGAAGCTCTGACTCGCGCGATCCACAAGTTGCCGATCAAGGCACGCATCGTGACCCGAGAGGAGCAGTTCTGA
- a CDS encoding type Z 30S ribosomal protein S14, translating into MAKKALVNKANKKPKFAVRGYTRCNRCGRPHAVYRKFGLCRICLREMAHAGELPGVQKSSW; encoded by the coding sequence ATGGCAAAGAAGGCACTGGTCAACAAGGCCAACAAGAAGCCGAAGTTCGCCGTGCGGGGCTACACCCGCTGCAACAGGTGCGGGCGTCCCCATGCCGTGTACCGCAAGTTCGGCCTGTGCCGTATCTGCTTGCGTGAGATGGCGCATGCCGGCGAACTGCCCGGCGTGCAAAAGTCCAGCTGGTAA
- the rplF gene encoding 50S ribosomal protein L6, translating into MSRIGKQPVAIPAGVDVTIDGQNVSVKGPKGTLQLAIAEPISVARNDDGAIVVSRPDDERRSRSLHGLSRTLVSNLVTGVTEGYTTKMEIFGVGYRVQLKGSNLEFALGFSHPVIIEAPEGITFAVETPTKFSVTGIDKQKVGQISANIRRLRRPDPYKGKGVRYEGEQIRRKVGKTGK; encoded by the coding sequence ATGTCACGCATTGGAAAGCAGCCGGTGGCGATTCCCGCCGGTGTAGATGTGACGATCGACGGCCAGAACGTGTCGGTCAAGGGCCCCAAGGGCACGCTGCAACTGGCGATCGCTGAGCCGATCTCCGTAGCGCGCAACGACGACGGCGCCATCGTGGTCAGCCGGCCCGACGACGAGCGGCGCAGCCGCTCGCTGCACGGGTTGTCGCGCACGTTGGTGTCCAACTTGGTGACCGGTGTGACCGAGGGCTACACCACCAAGATGGAGATCTTCGGCGTCGGTTACCGCGTGCAGCTCAAGGGCAGCAACCTCGAGTTCGCGCTCGGGTTCAGCCATCCCGTGATCATCGAGGCTCCGGAGGGCATCACCTTCGCGGTGGAGACGCCCACCAAGTTCTCGGTCACGGGTATCGACAAGCAGAAGGTCGGCCAGATCTCGGCCAACATCCGTCGGCTGCGTCGCCCGGACCCGTACAAGGGCAAGGGTGTGCGCTACGAGGGTGAGCAGATCCGCCGCAAGGTCGGAAAGACAGGTAAGTAA
- the rpsH gene encoding 30S ribosomal protein S8 translates to MTMTDPIADFLTRLRNANSAYHDEVTLPHSKIKANIAEILKREGYINDFRTEDARVGKSLVVSLKYGPNRERSLAGLRRVSKPGLRVYAKSTNLPRVLGGLGVAIISTSSGLLTDRQASRQGVGGEVLAYVW, encoded by the coding sequence ATGACCATGACGGACCCGATCGCAGACTTCTTGACACGTCTGCGCAACGCCAATTCGGCGTATCACGACGAGGTGACCCTGCCGCACAGCAAGATCAAGGCGAATATCGCCGAGATCCTCAAGCGCGAGGGCTACATCAACGATTTCCGGACCGAGGATGCTCGGGTCGGCAAGTCGCTGGTTGTTTCACTCAAGTACGGCCCCAACCGCGAGCGCAGTCTCGCCGGGTTGCGCCGGGTGTCCAAGCCCGGTCTGCGGGTGTACGCGAAATCCACCAATCTTCCGCGAGTGCTCGGCGGCCTGGGTGTGGCGATCATCTCCACATCCTCCGGCCTGCTGACCGACCGCCAGGCGTCCCGACAGGGCGTGGGCGGCGAAGTCCTCGCTTACGTGTGGTGA
- the rplN gene encoding 50S ribosomal protein L14 produces the protein MIQQESRLKVADNTGAKEILCIRVLGGSSRRYAGIGDVIVATVKDAIPGGNVKRGDVVKAVVVRTVKERRRADGSYIKFDENAAVIIKNDNDPRGTRIFGPVGRELREKRFMKIVSLAPEVL, from the coding sequence GTGATTCAGCAGGAATCGCGGCTCAAGGTCGCCGACAACACGGGCGCCAAGGAGATCTTGTGCATCCGTGTTCTGGGTGGCTCGTCGCGGCGCTACGCCGGTATCGGCGATGTGATTGTGGCGACCGTCAAGGACGCCATCCCCGGTGGCAACGTCAAGCGCGGTGACGTGGTCAAGGCCGTCGTCGTGCGCACCGTCAAGGAGCGCCGCCGGGCAGACGGCAGCTACATCAAGTTCGACGAGAACGCCGCCGTCATCATCAAGAACGACAACGATCCGCGTGGCACCCGCATCTTCGGCCCGGTCGGCCGTGAACTGCGCGAAAAGCGCTTCATGAAGATCGTCTCGCTGGCACCGGAGGTGTTGTAA
- the rpmD gene encoding 50S ribosomal protein L30 yields MADLKITQVRGIVGARWKQRESLRTLGLKKIRQSVVREDTPQTRGLINAVHHLVEVEAVEAKS; encoded by the coding sequence ATGGCAGACCTGAAGATCACCCAGGTGCGCGGCATCGTCGGTGCCCGCTGGAAGCAGCGTGAGAGCCTGCGGACCCTGGGGCTGAAGAAGATTCGCCAGTCGGTGGTTCGCGAGGACACGCCGCAGACGCGCGGCCTGATCAACGCCGTGCACCACCTCGTCGAAGTAGAAGCGGTTGAGGCAAAATCATGA
- the rplO gene encoding 50S ribosomal protein L15 — protein MSVIKLHDLKPAPGSKTAKTRVGRGEGSKGKTAGRGTKGTKARKNVPVTFEGGQMPIHMRLPKLKGFRNRFRTEYAVVNVGDINKAFPQGGTVGVDELVDKGLVRKNVLVKVLGDGKLTAKIDVTAHKFSGSAREAITAAGGSATEL, from the coding sequence ATGAGCGTCATCAAGCTGCACGACCTGAAGCCGGCTCCCGGCTCCAAGACCGCGAAGACTCGCGTCGGTCGCGGTGAGGGCTCCAAGGGTAAGACGGCCGGTCGTGGCACCAAGGGCACCAAGGCCCGCAAGAACGTGCCGGTGACCTTCGAGGGCGGGCAGATGCCGATCCACATGCGGCTGCCCAAGCTCAAGGGTTTCCGTAACCGGTTCCGCACCGAGTACGCCGTCGTCAACGTCGGCGACATCAACAAGGCCTTCCCGCAGGGCGGCACCGTCGGTGTCGATGAACTGGTGGACAAGGGCCTGGTTCGCAAGAACGTGCTCGTCAAGGTGCTCGGCGATGGCAAGCTGACCGCCAAGATCGACGTCACCGCTCACAAGTTCAGCGGCAGCGCCCGCGAGGCCATCACCGCCGCAGGCGGTTCGGCCACCGAGCTCTGA
- the rpsS gene encoding 30S ribosomal protein S19, translating into MPRSLKKGPFVDGHLLKKVDVQNEKNTKQVIKTWSRRSTIIPDFIGHTFAVHDGRKHVPVFVTEAMVGHKLGEFAPTRTFKGHIKDDRKSKRR; encoded by the coding sequence ATGCCACGCAGCCTTAAGAAGGGTCCGTTCGTCGACGGCCATCTGCTCAAGAAGGTCGACGTTCAGAACGAGAAGAACACCAAGCAGGTCATCAAGACCTGGTCGCGTCGTTCGACCATCATCCCGGACTTCATCGGTCACACCTTCGCCGTTCACGACGGTCGCAAGCATGTGCCGGTGTTCGTCACCGAGGCGATGGTCGGTCACAAGCTGGGCGAGTTCGCCCCGACGCGCACATTCAAGGGTCACATCAAGGACGACCGGAAGAGTAAGCGGCGATGA
- the rplE gene encoding 50S ribosomal protein L5, with amino-acid sequence MTTAEKVQPRLKQRYREEIKAALNNEFNYANVMQIPGVVKVVVNMGVGDAARDAKLINGAVNDLALITGQKPEIRKARKSIAQFKLREGMPIGARVTLRGDRMWEFLDRLVSIALPRIRDFRGLSPKQFDGHGNYTFGLSEQSVFHEIDVDSIDRPRGMDITVVTSATNDDEGRALLRALGFPFKEN; translated from the coding sequence ATGACAACCGCAGAGAAGGTTCAGCCCCGGCTGAAGCAGCGCTACCGCGAAGAGATCAAGGCGGCGCTCAACAACGAGTTCAACTACGCCAACGTCATGCAGATCCCCGGCGTGGTCAAGGTCGTGGTCAACATGGGTGTCGGTGACGCCGCCCGCGACGCCAAGCTGATCAACGGCGCGGTCAACGACCTCGCGCTGATCACCGGCCAGAAGCCCGAGATTCGCAAGGCCCGCAAGTCGATCGCGCAGTTCAAGCTGCGCGAGGGCATGCCGATCGGCGCGCGGGTGACCCTGCGCGGCGACCGCATGTGGGAGTTCCTCGACCGGCTGGTGTCGATCGCGCTGCCGCGTATCCGCGACTTCCGCGGTCTGAGCCCCAAGCAGTTCGATGGCCACGGCAACTACACCTTCGGGCTCTCCGAGCAGTCGGTGTTCCACGAGATCGACGTGGACTCGATCGACCGGCCCCGCGGCATGGACATCACGGTCGTCACTTCGGCGACGAACGACGACGAAGGTCGAGCGCTGCTGCGCGCGCTGGGCTTCCCCTTCAAGGAGAACTGA
- the rpsE gene encoding 30S ribosomal protein S5, whose amino-acid sequence MMSEQSAAPDTGAPSAGTRTDVQRGGRDDRGGRGRRDDRGDRGGRGGRDGGEKSNYLERVVTINRVSKVVKGGRRFSFTALVIVGDGNGLVGVGYGKAKEVPAAIAKGVEEARKNFFRVPLIGGTVTHPVQGEAAAGVVMLRPASPGTGVIAGGACRAVLECAGVHDVLAKSLGSDNAINVVHATVAALKLLQRPEEVAARRGLPIEDVAPAGMLRARRESDALAAAAAREGSA is encoded by the coding sequence ATGATGTCGGAGCAGAGCGCAGCGCCGGATACCGGCGCACCCTCGGCCGGCACCCGGACCGACGTGCAGCGCGGCGGACGTGACGATCGCGGTGGCCGAGGCCGCCGCGACGATCGTGGAGACCGTGGCGGCCGCGGCGGTCGCGATGGCGGCGAGAAGAGCAATTACCTGGAGCGCGTTGTCACGATCAACCGTGTTTCCAAGGTGGTCAAGGGTGGTCGTCGGTTCAGCTTCACCGCACTGGTGATCGTCGGCGACGGCAACGGACTGGTCGGCGTCGGCTACGGCAAGGCCAAAGAGGTTCCGGCCGCGATCGCCAAGGGTGTGGAGGAAGCGCGCAAGAACTTCTTCCGCGTCCCGCTGATCGGTGGCACCGTCACCCATCCCGTGCAGGGCGAAGCTGCGGCCGGTGTCGTGATGCTGCGTCCGGCCAGCCCCGGTACCGGCGTCATCGCCGGTGGCGCGTGCCGTGCCGTGCTGGAATGCGCTGGCGTGCACGACGTTCTGGCCAAGTCGCTGGGCAGTGACAACGCGATCAACGTGGTGCATGCCACCGTTGCCGCGCTGAAGCTGCTGCAGCGTCCCGAAGAGGTGGCCGCCCGTCGCGGGCTGCCGATCGAAGATGTTGCGCCGGCCGGAATGCTGCGCGCGCGTCGGGAAAGCGATGCGCTGGCTGCTGCAGCCGCGCGTGAAGGAAGCGCATAA
- the rplV gene encoding 50S ribosomal protein L22, protein MTTTTEFPSATAVAKYVGISASKARRVINLVRGKSVEEALDILRWAPQQASEPLAKVIASAAANAQNNSGLDPSTLVVATVMADEGPTAKRIRPRAQGRAYRIRKRTSHITVIVESRPPRNERASGSASAARSRRAQGSKAAATAPAKKAPAKKAAATKATAEQTKEGSE, encoded by the coding sequence ATGACGACGACGACTGAATTCCCCTCGGCCACCGCTGTGGCGAAATACGTGGGGATCTCGGCGAGCAAGGCGCGCCGGGTGATCAACCTGGTGCGCGGCAAGTCGGTTGAAGAAGCGCTGGACATCCTGCGCTGGGCGCCACAGCAGGCCAGCGAGCCGCTGGCCAAGGTGATCGCCTCGGCTGCCGCCAACGCGCAGAACAACTCGGGCCTGGACCCGTCGACCCTGGTGGTCGCGACGGTCATGGCCGATGAGGGGCCGACCGCCAAGCGCATCCGGCCCCGCGCGCAGGGTCGCGCATACCGAATCCGCAAGCGCACCAGCCACATCACCGTGATCGTCGAGAGCCGTCCGCCTCGCAACGAGCGTGCGTCGGGCTCGGCGAGTGCAGCTCGCTCGCGGCGGGCGCAGGGCAGCAAGGCTGCTGCGACAGCTCCGGCCAAGAAGGCTCCGGCCAAGAAGGCAGCCGCCACCAAGGCGACGGCCGAACAGACGAAGGAGGGCTCGGAGTAG
- the rpmC gene encoding 50S ribosomal protein L29 — MAVGVSAGELRELTDEELTDKLRESKEELFNLRFQMATGQLDNNRRLRTVRQEIARIYTVLRERELGLAAGPAGEES; from the coding sequence ATGGCCGTAGGCGTCAGCGCCGGTGAACTGCGTGAACTCACCGACGAAGAGTTGACCGACAAGCTGCGGGAGTCCAAGGAAGAGCTGTTCAACCTGCGCTTCCAGATGGCCACTGGCCAGTTGGACAACAATCGCCGGCTCCGCACCGTGCGTCAGGAGATTGCGCGCATCTATACCGTGCTGCGCGAACGTGAATTGGGTCTGGCCGCCGGACCCGCTGGTGAGGAATCGTAA
- the rpsC gene encoding 30S ribosomal protein S3: MGQKINPHGFRLGITTDWKSRWYADKQYADYVKEDVAIRRLLATGLERAGIADVEIERTRDRVRVDIHTARPGIVIGRRGTEADRIRTDLEKLTGKQVQLNILEVKNPESQAQLVAQGVAEQLSNRVAFRRAMRKAIQSAMRQPNVKGIRVQCSGRLGGAEMSRSEFYREGRVPLHTLRADIDYGLYEAKTTFGRIGVKVWIYKGDIVGGKRELTAAAPAADRPRRERPTGTRPRRSGASGTTATSTEAGRAASEETAESAVPVTAEAPAIEPAAESTES; this comes from the coding sequence GTGGGCCAGAAAATCAACCCCCACGGCTTCCGGCTCGGTATCACCACCGACTGGAAGTCCCGGTGGTACGCCGACAAGCAGTACGCCGACTACGTCAAGGAAGACGTGGCGATCCGGCGCCTGCTGGCCACCGGTCTCGAGCGCGCCGGCATCGCCGACGTGGAGATCGAGCGCACCCGTGACCGGGTCCGCGTTGACATCCACACCGCGCGTCCGGGCATCGTGATCGGCCGTCGTGGCACCGAGGCCGACCGCATCCGCACCGACCTGGAGAAGCTGACCGGCAAGCAGGTTCAGCTGAACATCCTCGAGGTGAAGAATCCCGAGAGCCAGGCTCAGCTGGTCGCCCAGGGTGTCGCCGAGCAGTTGAGCAACCGTGTGGCGTTCCGTCGCGCGATGCGCAAGGCCATCCAGTCGGCCATGCGCCAGCCCAACGTCAAGGGCATCCGCGTGCAGTGCTCGGGTCGCCTCGGCGGCGCCGAGATGAGCCGGTCGGAGTTCTACCGCGAAGGCCGCGTGCCGCTGCACACCCTGCGCGCCGACATCGACTACGGGCTCTACGAAGCCAAGACCACCTTCGGCCGCATCGGCGTGAAGGTCTGGATCTACAAGGGCGACATCGTCGGTGGCAAGCGTGAGCTGACCGCCGCCGCACCCGCCGCCGACCGTCCGCGCCGCGAGCGTCCGACGGGCACCCGCCCGCGCCGCAGCGGTGCATCGGGCACCACCGCGACGAGCACCGAGGCCGGCCGCGCTGCCAGTGAAGAGACCGCCGAATCGGCAGTACCCGTCACGGCGGAGGCTCCCGCTATCGAGCCCGCCGCTGAAAGCACGGAGAGCTAA